Proteins encoded within one genomic window of Brachybacterium sp. P6-10-X1:
- a CDS encoding transglycosylase family protein — protein MRKRKDVFMPRHNTHAMRTGTAARRGLARTAITLAGGAVVATGMLATGTAANAATGWDEVAACESGGNWSTNTGNGYYGGLQFSQQTWEAFGGSEYASSADQASKSQQIAVAEKVLAQQGQGAWPNCGGPLSGGADTSGAPAAEDDGSEQQSSSDEGSSDEGSSDEGDSPQAREPQQQADRSTQRESTEKQGDWSCDGDGVKDNCTDDGFTKETEQDDQGEQNDQPAQEQAPEPEADQPAPEAGSQATGDLQVAGTLEVDGSMGPETITALQDWLGVPQTGEMDEETTLALQNWANTAQDGEIGEDTVAGLQHEIGAAQNGSDSIEDGEGTTKVLQSFLNLY, from the coding sequence ATGCGAAAGCGAAAGGACGTGTTCATGCCCCGGCACAACACGCACGCCATGAGGACCGGAACGGCCGCGCGCCGAGGCCTCGCCCGTACTGCCATCACCCTGGCCGGCGGCGCCGTCGTCGCCACCGGCATGCTCGCCACCGGCACCGCGGCCAACGCGGCCACCGGCTGGGACGAGGTCGCCGCCTGCGAGTCCGGTGGCAACTGGTCGACCAACACCGGCAACGGTTACTACGGCGGCCTGCAGTTCTCCCAGCAGACCTGGGAAGCCTTCGGAGGCTCCGAGTACGCCTCCAGCGCCGACCAGGCTTCGAAGAGCCAGCAGATCGCCGTCGCCGAGAAGGTCCTCGCCCAGCAGGGTCAGGGCGCCTGGCCGAACTGCGGCGGCCCGCTCTCCGGCGGCGCCGACACCTCCGGCGCCCCCGCTGCCGAGGACGACGGCTCCGAGCAGCAGAGCTCCTCCGACGAGGGCTCCTCCGACGAGGGCAGCTCCGACGAGGGCGACTCCCCCCAGGCCCGCGAGCCCCAGCAGCAGGCGGACCGCTCCACGCAGCGCGAGAGCACCGAGAAGCAGGGTGACTGGAGCTGCGACGGGGACGGCGTCAAGGACAACTGCACGGACGACGGCTTCACCAAGGAGACCGAGCAGGACGACCAGGGCGAGCAGAACGACCAGCCCGCCCAGGAGCAGGCTCCGGAGCCCGAGGCCGACCAGCCCGCCCCCGAGGCCGGCTCCCAGGCCACCGGTGACCTCCAGGTCGCCGGCACCCTCGAGGTCGACGGTTCGATGGGCCCCGAGACCATCACGGCCCTCCAGGACTGGCTGGGCGTTCCGCAGACCGGTGAGATGGACGAGGAGACCACCCTCGCCCTCCAGAACTGGGCCAACACCGCTCAGGACGGCGAGATCGGCGAGGACACCGTCGCCGGCCTCCAGCACGAGATCGGCGCCGCGCAGAACGGCTCCGACAGCATCGAGGACGGCGAAGGCACCACGAAGGTCCTGCAGAGCTTCCTGAACCTCTACTGA
- a CDS encoding MFS transporter, translating to MSTTDTAPGPDRVVPTGPPSATATRPFGWRDKIGYMFGDFGNDFTFLLQSTFFLIFYTNVMGVSAAHVGLLLGGARILDAFTDIGAGRLIDIMRPGKSGRFKPWLLRIMIPVAVAAILMFSPFLQDGSYGMRVAWMIVTYVLWGSVFYTLINIPYGSMASVISHKAGDRASLSVFRSLGATLANIGISVALPLIVFVQIDGRSELSGTRMMLAAAGCAVLAILCYLLCFANVEERIETLPKAKDERMGFATTLGTLVTNRALTGMIASSLFMLVAFMTLGSIMPYVLNEYFNNGQLLSAVNFVGLVPTLLLVPVAAKLAKAFGKKEVGIAGLTLAVIAGLVLFAVRTDSPYVFMAGYALLMFGVACLNILIWAFITDVIDFQEVRTGERNDATVYATYSWARKLGQAAAGVLTGSALTAIGYESSAGEHIIQTDAVLNGIYNLATLLPALLLLVSLLALIFWYPLSKKRVEENVATLEAKHEAEGRQS from the coding sequence ATGAGCACCACCGACACAGCACCCGGGCCGGACCGCGTGGTCCCGACAGGCCCGCCGAGCGCGACGGCCACGCGCCCCTTCGGATGGCGCGACAAGATCGGCTACATGTTCGGGGACTTCGGGAACGATTTCACGTTCCTTCTGCAGTCCACGTTCTTCCTGATCTTCTACACCAATGTGATGGGCGTCAGCGCCGCCCACGTCGGCCTGCTGCTGGGCGGCGCCCGCATCCTCGACGCCTTCACGGACATCGGTGCCGGTCGTCTCATCGACATCATGAGGCCGGGGAAGAGCGGGCGCTTCAAGCCCTGGCTGCTGCGCATCATGATCCCGGTCGCCGTCGCAGCCATCCTGATGTTCTCGCCCTTCCTCCAGGACGGCAGCTACGGCATGCGCGTGGCCTGGATGATCGTCACCTACGTCCTCTGGGGCTCGGTCTTCTACACCCTGATCAACATCCCCTACGGATCGATGGCCTCGGTGATCTCCCACAAGGCCGGCGATCGCGCCTCGCTCTCCGTGTTCCGCTCTCTCGGCGCCACCCTCGCCAACATCGGGATCTCCGTGGCGCTGCCGCTGATCGTGTTCGTCCAGATCGACGGCCGGTCCGAGCTCTCGGGCACCCGGATGATGCTGGCCGCGGCCGGCTGCGCCGTCCTCGCGATCCTCTGCTACCTGCTCTGCTTCGCGAACGTCGAGGAGCGCATCGAGACCCTGCCGAAGGCCAAGGACGAGCGCATGGGATTCGCGACGACCCTGGGCACCCTGGTCACCAACCGTGCCCTGACCGGGATGATCGCCAGCTCGCTGTTCATGCTGGTCGCCTTCATGACACTGGGCTCGATCATGCCGTACGTGCTCAACGAGTACTTCAACAACGGCCAGCTGCTCAGCGCCGTGAACTTCGTCGGGCTCGTCCCGACCCTGCTGCTGGTCCCCGTCGCGGCGAAGCTCGCGAAGGCGTTCGGCAAGAAGGAGGTCGGCATCGCCGGCCTGACGCTGGCCGTCATCGCCGGCCTGGTGCTGTTCGCCGTGCGAACCGACAGCCCGTACGTGTTCATGGCCGGCTACGCGCTCCTCATGTTCGGTGTCGCCTGCCTGAACATCCTGATCTGGGCGTTCATCACCGACGTGATCGATTTCCAGGAAGTCCGCACCGGCGAGCGCAACGACGCCACCGTGTACGCCACCTATTCCTGGGCCCGCAAGCTCGGGCAGGCCGCCGCCGGCGTCCTCACCGGCTCAGCGCTGACGGCGATCGGCTACGAGTCCAGCGCCGGCGAGCACATCATCCAGACCGATGCGGTGCTCAACGGCATCTACAACCTCGCCACCCTGCTCCCGGCGCTGCTGCTGCTGGTCTCGCTCCTGGCGCTCATCTTCTGGTACCCGCTGTCCAAGAAGCGCGTCGAGGAGAATGTTGCGACACTGGAGGCCAAGCACGAGGCCGAGGGTCGCCAGTCCTGA
- a CDS encoding Gfo/Idh/MocA family protein: MAETPEKTVRLGIIGLGAQGGMYAGLLADGRIEGMTLGAIADIDPAKKELAAKKHAGVPFYEDYIAMLDSGDVDAVVTTVPHFLHSEMTITAIGKGVHTLTEKPAGVYTKQVEEMNDFAAAHPETTFAIMFNQRTNPVYTDLKELIASGELGKLRHTSWIITTWWRPQGYYDQSAWRATWGGEGGGVLVNQAPHQLDLWQWLAGTPKKVFAKLAFGFQRDIVTEDEVNAVVDFGDGATGHFMTSTNDIIGTDRLEMLFDRGKVVVEGSKKVTITRLTEDERSLSDKMTMQDVAKLFRGEMDPSAVYTVEEKEYESAWGKQHIDVLTNFAAHVNEGTELIADGAEGINGVRLASGMQLSAWTGREIDLVDYPAEEYLSELNKRIEAEGTFPVRS, translated from the coding sequence ATGGCGGAGACGCCGGAGAAGACAGTACGACTCGGGATCATCGGGCTGGGCGCCCAGGGCGGTATGTACGCCGGGCTGCTCGCCGACGGCAGGATCGAGGGCATGACCCTCGGCGCCATCGCCGATATCGATCCCGCCAAGAAGGAGCTCGCCGCGAAGAAGCACGCGGGCGTCCCCTTCTACGAGGACTACATCGCGATGCTCGATTCGGGCGACGTCGACGCCGTGGTCACCACCGTGCCGCACTTCCTGCACTCGGAGATGACCATCACCGCCATCGGCAAGGGCGTCCACACCCTCACCGAGAAGCCGGCCGGCGTCTACACCAAGCAGGTCGAGGAGATGAACGACTTCGCGGCCGCTCACCCCGAGACCACGTTCGCCATCATGTTCAACCAGCGCACCAACCCGGTGTACACGGACCTCAAGGAGCTCATCGCCTCCGGGGAGCTCGGGAAGCTGCGCCACACCTCCTGGATCATCACCACCTGGTGGCGTCCTCAGGGCTACTACGACCAGTCGGCATGGCGTGCGACCTGGGGCGGCGAGGGCGGCGGCGTCCTGGTCAACCAGGCTCCGCACCAGCTGGACCTGTGGCAGTGGCTGGCCGGCACCCCGAAGAAGGTGTTCGCGAAGCTCGCCTTCGGGTTCCAGCGCGACATCGTCACAGAGGACGAGGTCAACGCGGTCGTCGACTTCGGCGACGGGGCCACCGGCCACTTCATGACCTCCACCAACGACATCATCGGCACCGACCGCCTGGAGATGCTGTTCGACCGGGGCAAGGTCGTCGTCGAGGGCTCGAAGAAGGTGACCATCACCCGTCTCACGGAGGACGAGCGCTCCCTGAGCGACAAGATGACCATGCAGGACGTCGCCAAGCTCTTCCGCGGCGAGATGGACCCCTCCGCGGTCTACACCGTCGAGGAGAAGGAGTACGAGTCGGCCTGGGGCAAGCAGCACATCGACGTCCTGACCAACTTCGCTGCCCACGTCAACGAGGGCACGGAGCTGATCGCGGACGGCGCCGAGGGGATCAACGGCGTCCGCCTGGCCTCCGGCATGCAGCTGTCGGCCTGGACCGGGCGGGAGATCGACCTGGTCGACTACCCGGCCGAGGAGTACCTCTCCGAACTCAACAAGCGCATCGAGGCCGAGGGCACGTTCCCCGTCCGCTCCTGA
- a CDS encoding sugar phosphate isomerase/epimerase, with amino-acid sequence MPVLGLQLMMLKDQINDHGMYDVLRQVRELDINAVEVSQVEMTDELIDDLVRAKADFGVETAAMSVSVAPGGNGFALETEFDRAVEACRKTGSRFLRIGMMPFEAMTSKQACETWAASVEPHAARLAEQGITLCYHNHHVDLIQFDGERIFDIVRRVAPSLLFEVDLHWVQRGGMAPLDMLAAYEGACKLIHVKDFRIAPLPQETYEKFEAKEIEMKEFYGAFLSLAQFAEVGQGNMNWPALLPAAEKAGAEYFLIEQDDTYGRDPIDCIRESREYLRSIGY; translated from the coding sequence TTGCCCGTCCTCGGACTCCAGCTCATGATGCTCAAGGACCAGATCAACGATCACGGGATGTACGACGTGCTGCGCCAGGTGCGCGAGCTCGATATCAACGCCGTCGAGGTCTCCCAGGTGGAGATGACCGACGAGCTGATCGACGACCTCGTGCGCGCCAAGGCCGACTTCGGCGTCGAGACCGCTGCCATGAGCGTCTCCGTCGCCCCCGGGGGCAACGGCTTCGCCCTGGAGACCGAGTTCGATCGCGCCGTCGAGGCCTGCCGGAAGACCGGCTCCCGATTCCTGCGCATCGGCATGATGCCCTTCGAGGCCATGACGTCGAAGCAGGCCTGCGAGACGTGGGCAGCCTCCGTCGAGCCCCATGCGGCCCGCCTCGCGGAGCAGGGCATCACCCTGTGCTACCACAACCACCACGTCGACCTCATCCAGTTCGACGGCGAGCGGATCTTCGACATCGTGCGCCGCGTCGCCCCGTCGCTGCTGTTCGAGGTCGACCTGCACTGGGTCCAGCGCGGCGGCATGGCACCGCTGGACATGCTGGCCGCCTACGAGGGCGCCTGCAAGCTCATCCACGTCAAGGACTTCCGCATCGCTCCCCTGCCGCAGGAGACGTACGAGAAGTTCGAGGCGAAGGAGATCGAGATGAAGGAGTTCTACGGCGCCTTCCTCTCCCTCGCCCAGTTCGCCGAGGTCGGCCAGGGCAACATGAACTGGCCCGCCCTCCTGCCGGCCGCGGAGAAGGCCGGGGCGGAGTACTTCCTCATCGAGCAGGACGACACCTACGGCCGCGACCCGATCGACTGCATCCGCGAGTCCCGCGAGTACCTGAGGTCCATCGGGTACTGA
- a CDS encoding SurA N-terminal domain-containing protein yields MKIPRTKAIRNSVAAVSFAAIVALTGCSDQGAPSGASDGGGQKPAASDGGGAPAAGSDGGGQAMPEPDTSDVPDVVAEVNGEKISKDEFVTLYESTFQQASMQQQQSGQQLDQAELKKQVANQLVDNRLLLQASQDAGIEPTPEDVDATLEKIAKQNGLGSADEVVSALEQQGMSEKDVREDAASQFALTSYIEQEADIKEPSEEELKAQYDQLVQQQSQAGGQQSGGQQSEVPPFEDVKGQLADQAKSQQQNEAATKMAEDLRKKGDVTINL; encoded by the coding sequence GTGAAGATCCCCCGCACCAAGGCGATCCGCAACTCGGTCGCCGCCGTCTCGTTCGCCGCCATCGTGGCGCTGACCGGATGCAGCGACCAGGGCGCTCCCTCGGGCGCCAGTGATGGCGGCGGTCAGAAGCCGGCCGCGAGCGACGGCGGTGGCGCCCCCGCCGCCGGCAGCGATGGCGGCGGCCAGGCGATGCCCGAGCCCGACACCTCGGACGTGCCGGACGTCGTCGCCGAGGTCAACGGCGAGAAGATCTCCAAGGACGAGTTCGTCACGCTCTACGAGTCGACGTTCCAGCAGGCTTCGATGCAACAGCAGCAGTCGGGCCAGCAGCTCGACCAGGCCGAGCTGAAGAAGCAGGTCGCGAACCAGCTCGTCGACAACCGTCTGCTCCTGCAGGCATCCCAGGACGCCGGCATCGAACCGACCCCAGAGGACGTCGACGCGACCCTGGAGAAGATCGCGAAGCAGAACGGTCTCGGATCGGCCGACGAGGTCGTCTCCGCGCTCGAGCAGCAGGGCATGAGCGAGAAGGACGTCCGCGAGGACGCCGCCTCCCAGTTCGCCCTGACCTCCTACATCGAGCAGGAGGCGGACATCAAGGAGCCGAGCGAGGAGGAGTTGAAGGCGCAGTACGACCAGCTCGTCCAGCAGCAGTCCCAGGCCGGCGGGCAGCAGTCCGGCGGCCAGCAGTCCGAGGTGCCGCCCTTCGAGGACGTCAAGGGCCAGCTCGCCGACCAGGCCAAGTCCCAGCAGCAGAACGAGGCGGCCACCAAGATGGCCGAGGATCTGCGGAAGAAGGGCGACGTCACGATCAACCTGTGA
- a CDS encoding tripartite tricarboxylate transporter permease — MEQLDLLMQGFAGALTPMNLLWVVVGCLLGTAVGVLPGLGSSMAVALLLPMTFALDPTAAFILFAGVYFGGLFGDSTMAILLNTPGQASAIASTFEGHKMANSGRGPQALATAAIGAFVGGMVASILVVFISPTLVELSSRFGPPEFFALALFAFIATSSVVSDNVLKGLAALVVGIGITLIGTDGISGLTRFTLGSPQLFDGISLVTVTVAVLALGEVLFVASRVRRDREDLRVRSGKGRPFLSRQELTEAAPAWGRGTLIGLPFGVIPAGGAEVPTFLAYEAERRLDRRRRSPKFGKGAIRGLAAPEAAGNATTGMAMGALLALGLPVSATAAIMLAAFQQYGLQPGPLLFENSADLVWPLLASFFLAMIVLLVINLPFAQLWAKLLLIPKPYLYAGISLFCGLGIWATSAAVFDLVLLLVIAVIGFLMRRYDYPVAPLMIGMVLGPLAESSLREALLSSVGDPRVLVSSPITLVIYGLLLVVVALSVRSAVRKRTRRDL, encoded by the coding sequence ATGGAACAGCTCGACCTGCTCATGCAGGGCTTCGCGGGAGCCCTGACCCCGATGAACCTGCTCTGGGTCGTCGTCGGCTGCCTCCTGGGCACCGCCGTCGGCGTCCTGCCGGGCCTGGGCTCCTCGATGGCGGTGGCGCTGCTGCTGCCGATGACGTTCGCGCTCGACCCGACCGCCGCGTTCATCCTGTTCGCGGGGGTGTACTTCGGTGGCCTGTTCGGCGACTCGACCATGGCGATCCTGCTGAACACGCCGGGACAGGCCTCGGCCATCGCCTCCACCTTCGAGGGCCACAAGATGGCCAACTCCGGTCGGGGCCCGCAGGCTCTGGCCACCGCGGCGATCGGCGCATTCGTCGGCGGCATGGTCGCCTCGATCCTGGTGGTCTTCATCTCCCCGACCCTGGTGGAACTGTCCTCCAGGTTCGGTCCTCCGGAGTTCTTCGCGCTGGCCCTGTTCGCCTTCATCGCCACCTCCTCGGTGGTCTCCGACAATGTGCTGAAGGGCCTGGCCGCCCTGGTCGTCGGCATCGGCATCACGCTGATCGGCACCGACGGCATCTCCGGGCTGACCCGCTTCACCCTGGGCTCCCCCCAGCTGTTCGACGGCATCTCGCTGGTGACCGTGACCGTTGCGGTGCTCGCGCTCGGTGAGGTGCTGTTCGTGGCCTCCCGCGTGCGTCGCGATCGGGAGGACCTCCGGGTCCGCAGCGGCAAGGGACGCCCGTTCCTGAGCCGTCAGGAGCTGACCGAGGCCGCCCCCGCCTGGGGCCGCGGCACTCTGATCGGGCTCCCCTTCGGCGTCATCCCCGCCGGCGGTGCCGAGGTGCCGACCTTCCTCGCCTATGAGGCCGAGCGGCGGCTGGACCGGCGTCGGCGCAGCCCGAAGTTCGGCAAGGGCGCCATCCGCGGTCTCGCGGCCCCCGAGGCCGCCGGCAACGCCACCACGGGCATGGCGATGGGAGCTCTGCTCGCGCTGGGACTGCCGGTCTCGGCCACCGCCGCGATCATGCTCGCGGCCTTCCAGCAGTACGGCCTGCAGCCCGGGCCGCTGCTGTTCGAGAACAGCGCCGACCTGGTGTGGCCGTTGCTGGCGAGCTTCTTCCTGGCCATGATCGTGCTGCTGGTGATCAACCTGCCGTTCGCCCAGCTGTGGGCGAAGCTGCTGCTGATCCCGAAGCCGTACCTGTATGCGGGGATCTCGCTGTTCTGCGGCCTGGGCATCTGGGCGACCTCGGCGGCGGTCTTCGATCTCGTGTTGCTGCTGGTGATCGCCGTGATCGGCTTTCTGATGCGCCGTTACGACTACCCGGTCGCCCCGCTCATGATCGGCATGGTGCTGGGACCGCTGGCGGAGTCCTCGCTGCGCGAAGCCCTGCTGTCCTCGGTCGGGGACCCGCGGGTGCTGGTCTCCAGCCCGATCACCCTGGTGATCTACGGACTGCTGCTGGTGGTCGTCGCTCTGTCGGTGCGCAGTGCCGTGCGCAAGCGCACGCGGCGGGACCTCTGA
- a CDS encoding tripartite tricarboxylate transporter TctB family protein codes for MTGAGTTDDHVPGERITEDGAPGDPAQVGHATGGGVPEGPSADERPHGFWYGRSALLMPGLLAVFSLFLLIGAGMLDAGGTEFPGPRFFPMILGAVGLVLAVLLALGVLRTPEPVDESDEAAGAAGAAGAAGAAETDETAETDETAETDETAETDETAETTETTETAESAEFSGRSYRTHSDFVALAWVAGGFLAFALLLPWLGWILAGALLFWCAAHGFGSRRPLFDIVIALFLSSLIYLIFGTGLGLILPSGILGGGF; via the coding sequence ATGACCGGCGCAGGCACCACCGACGACCACGTCCCCGGCGAGCGCATCACCGAGGACGGTGCTCCCGGCGATCCCGCTCAGGTCGGCCACGCCACCGGTGGCGGCGTCCCCGAGGGGCCCTCCGCGGACGAACGGCCCCACGGCTTCTGGTACGGCCGCTCGGCGCTGCTGATGCCCGGCCTGCTGGCGGTCTTCAGCCTGTTCCTGCTGATCGGCGCAGGCATGCTGGACGCCGGCGGCACCGAGTTCCCCGGCCCGCGCTTCTTCCCGATGATCCTCGGCGCGGTCGGGCTGGTCCTGGCGGTGCTGCTCGCCCTCGGCGTGCTGCGCACTCCGGAGCCGGTCGACGAGTCGGACGAGGCAGCTGGGGCAGCTGGGGCAGCTGGGGCAGCTGGGGCAGCTGAGACAGACGAGACAGCTGAGACAGACGAGACAGCTGAGACAGACGAGACAGCTGAGACAGACGAGACAGCTGAGACAACTGAGACGACTGAGACGGCCGAGTCAGCCGAGTTCTCGGGGCGCAGCTACCGCACGCATTCCGACTTCGTGGCCCTGGCCTGGGTCGCCGGTGGTTTCCTGGCCTTCGCCCTGCTGCTGCCCTGGCTCGGCTGGATCCTCGCCGGGGCCCTGCTGTTCTGGTGCGCCGCCCACGGATTCGGATCCCGCAGACCGCTCTTCGACATCGTGATCGCGCTGTTCCTCAGCTCGCTCATCTATTTGATCTTCGGCACGGGGCTGGGACTGATCCTGCCCTCCGGCATCCTGGGAGGAGGATTCTGA
- a CDS encoding tripartite tricarboxylate transporter substrate binding protein — translation MAPPEESAPSTAHPTRRRALSIGFGVLAVPVIGVAAYESIRAAAGGTNVRANLTLVAPAAAGGGWDAFQREMQQAMRKNSLVGNVQVLNIPGAGGTIAIGSVSQLNRPNTLMVGGTGQIAAQIQFDTASVITDVAPIARVVEEYALVTVPADSPYQDLDSLVTAWQNDPAGVAWTGGGSFDQLVMTDLALNAGISPAETTYIPSDGGGEAIQALLNGTAQATAGGFADMYPQIEAGNLRGLGVVAPERLDGIDMPTLPELGYDVTLTNWRALFAPPVVTDQEIGELEQLIAEAIETPEWKDAVKRYYWKEVPLGSEELVQYVADETERIGALFEEIRG, via the coding sequence ATGGCACCCCCGGAAGAAAGCGCGCCGTCCACGGCGCACCCGACCCGACGCCGCGCGCTCAGCATCGGCTTCGGCGTCCTCGCCGTCCCCGTCATCGGGGTGGCCGCCTACGAGTCGATCCGAGCTGCCGCGGGCGGAACCAACGTGCGCGCGAACCTGACCCTGGTCGCCCCGGCCGCCGCCGGCGGCGGCTGGGATGCGTTCCAGCGCGAGATGCAGCAGGCGATGCGCAAGAACAGCCTGGTCGGCAACGTGCAGGTGCTGAACATCCCCGGCGCCGGCGGCACCATCGCGATCGGCAGCGTCAGCCAGCTGAACCGGCCGAACACCCTGATGGTCGGCGGGACCGGGCAGATCGCGGCGCAGATCCAGTTCGACACCGCCTCGGTGATCACGGATGTCGCCCCGATCGCCCGCGTGGTCGAGGAGTACGCCCTGGTCACGGTCCCTGCGGACTCCCCGTATCAGGACCTCGACTCGCTGGTCACCGCCTGGCAAAACGACCCCGCCGGGGTGGCCTGGACCGGGGGCGGTTCCTTCGACCAACTCGTGATGACGGACCTGGCCCTGAACGCCGGCATCAGCCCGGCCGAGACCACGTACATCCCCTCCGACGGCGGCGGCGAGGCGATCCAGGCCCTGCTCAACGGCACGGCTCAGGCCACCGCCGGCGGGTTCGCGGACATGTATCCGCAGATCGAGGCCGGAAATCTGCGCGGCCTCGGTGTGGTGGCGCCCGAGCGGCTGGACGGCATCGACATGCCGACCCTTCCTGAGCTCGGTTACGACGTGACGCTGACCAACTGGAGGGCGCTGTTCGCACCGCCCGTGGTCACCGACCAGGAGATCGGCGAGCTCGAGCAGCTCATCGCCGAGGCGATCGAGACCCCTGAATGGAAGGATGCCGTGAAGCGGTACTACTGGAAGGAAGTCCCGTTGGGCAGCGAGGAGCTCGTCCAGTACGTCGCCGACGAGACCGAGCGGATCGGCGCGCTGTTCGAGGAGATCCGCGGATGA
- a CDS encoding universal stress protein gives MSVLVAGTSTAPGRAAYRFGIEEARRRGEDLIVFLLEGEHSPSPDLGEVSESIEHPDDRTHSPAGDLIDRAERDDISAVVIGVRHRTAVAKLFLGSSAQQVILEANKPVICIKS, from the coding sequence ATGTCTGTTCTCGTCGCCGGCACCTCCACCGCCCCGGGCCGCGCCGCCTATCGCTTCGGGATCGAAGAAGCCCGCCGGCGCGGCGAGGACCTGATCGTGTTCCTGCTGGAGGGCGAGCACTCACCCTCCCCGGATCTCGGCGAGGTCAGCGAAAGCATCGAGCATCCCGACGATCGCACGCACTCCCCCGCCGGCGACCTCATCGACCGGGCCGAGCGCGACGACATCTCGGCGGTGGTGATCGGTGTGCGTCATCGCACAGCGGTCGCGAAGCTGTTCCTCGGCTCCTCCGCCCAGCAGGTCATCCTCGAGGCCAACAAGCCCGTCATCTGCATCAAGTCCTGA
- a CDS encoding GMC family oxidoreductase, with protein sequence MKTIDHDTETVVIIGSGAGGGTLAYELTRQGIECVVLEAGPYLHSEDYMNLEWEAFNQMAWTDARTTSGSWRVARDFPNLPAWIVKAVGGTTTHWSGATPRLKAHEFATRSTYGRIDGANLQDWPIGLEDLEPYYTRAEDAIGSTHRGGRPPLPANNNYKVLAAGAERIGYRHYATGPYGTNAEPYDGRPASIQDGFNFQGDKNRSKWSTRVREIPRALETGLLDLRPESHVAQILHDRSGRVDAVIYLDRDGNLHRQAAKVVCVAGNSIETPRLLHLSSSAMFPDGLANSSGQVGRNYMRHMTGSVYAQFDKPVTMYRGETMAGNISDESVHDPSRGFAGGYYIQTISLGPAFMASFVEPGAWGPSFTRLLDAYENTAGCWLVGEDMPQESNAITLDSTVTDQHGLPVANVHVDDHANDVAMREHAYSAAERLYGAVGAVSSHRTTPYPSTHNLGTCRMSERPEDGVVDRWGRAHDVPNLFVSDGSQFTTGAAANPTLTIVALAIRQAEHLAEELRAGRI encoded by the coding sequence ATGAAGACCATCGACCACGACACCGAGACCGTCGTCATCATCGGCTCCGGCGCGGGCGGGGGCACCCTCGCGTACGAGCTCACCCGTCAGGGCATCGAGTGCGTCGTCCTCGAAGCGGGCCCGTACCTGCACAGCGAGGACTACATGAACCTCGAGTGGGAGGCCTTCAACCAGATGGCCTGGACGGATGCCCGCACCACCTCCGGCAGCTGGCGGGTCGCCCGGGACTTCCCGAATCTGCCGGCCTGGATCGTCAAGGCCGTCGGCGGCACCACCACGCACTGGTCGGGCGCGACCCCGCGCCTGAAGGCCCACGAGTTCGCGACCCGCAGCACCTACGGCCGCATCGACGGCGCGAACCTGCAGGACTGGCCGATCGGGCTGGAGGACCTCGAGCCCTATTACACCCGCGCCGAGGACGCGATCGGCTCGACCCATCGCGGCGGCCGACCGCCGCTGCCGGCGAACAACAACTACAAGGTCCTCGCCGCCGGGGCCGAGAGGATCGGCTACCGCCACTACGCCACGGGCCCCTACGGCACCAACGCCGAGCCGTACGACGGCCGTCCCGCCTCCATCCAGGACGGCTTCAACTTCCAGGGGGACAAGAACCGGTCGAAGTGGTCGACACGGGTGCGGGAGATCCCGCGGGCGCTGGAGACCGGGTTGCTGGACCTGCGCCCGGAGTCCCATGTCGCCCAGATCCTGCACGACCGGTCCGGCCGGGTCGACGCGGTGATCTATCTGGACCGGGACGGGAACCTGCATCGGCAGGCCGCGAAGGTGGTGTGCGTGGCCGGCAACTCGATCGAGACGCCGCGCCTGCTGCATCTGAGTTCGTCCGCGATGTTCCCCGACGGTCTGGCGAACTCCTCGGGGCAGGTGGGCCGCAACTACATGCGCCACATGACCGGCAGCGTGTACGCGCAGTTCGACAAGCCGGTGACCATGTACCGCGGCGAGACGATGGCCGGGAACATCTCCGACGAGTCGGTGCACGATCCCTCGCGCGGTTTCGCCGGCGGCTACTACATCCAGACCATCTCGCTGGGCCCGGCCTTCATGGCCAGCTTCGTCGAGCCCGGGGCCTGGGGGCCGAGCTTCACCCGGCTCCTGGACGCCTACGAGAACACCGCGGGCTGCTGGCTGGTGGGTGAGGACATGCCGCAGGAGTCCAACGCGATCACCCTGGATTCCACGGTGACCGACCAGCACGGGCTGCCGGTGGCGAACGTGCACGTCGATGACCACGCCAACGATGTCGCCATGCGCGAGCACGCCTACTCGGCGGCCGAGCGGCTGTACGGGGCCGTCGGTGCGGTCAGCAGCCATCGCACCACCCCGTACCCGTCCACGCACAACCTCGGCACGTGCCGCATGAGCGAGCGTCCCGAGGACGGCGTGGTGGACCGCTGGGGCCGGGCGCACGACGTGCCGAACCTGTTCGTCTCGGACGGTTCGCAGTTCACCACCGGTGCTGCGGCGAACCCGACGTTGACGATCGTGGCGCTCGCGATCCGCCAGGCGGAGCATCTCGCCGAGGAGCTGCGGGCCGGGAGGATCTGA